The Haloplanus sp. GDY1 genomic sequence GGTAGTGATCGATGACCGCGGCGAGCGTCTCCCGGAACCGGTCGCCCGTCTCCGTGCCGAGCGTCCGGAGGTAGGCCGGGCCGAGTTCGTCGCCGAACACGCCGTTCGTGACCGGGTCGCCACGCCAGACCGTCTTCGCGGGCGCGTAGCCGTACGACTCCAGACACGCCTCCAGGCTGGGCCACGGCTCGTCGCGCTCCTCGGCGCGATCCCGGCGGTCCGGAAACAGGTCGACGTGCGTCTCCGCGGCCGTGATCGCCGGCAGGTCGAGCGACGCGCCGTGACGCGCCAGTCGCCCCTCGACGAACGGCAGGTCGAACTCGATCCCGTTGTAGGTGACGAGCGCGTCGGCGTCGCTCCGGTCGAGGCGATCCATCGCTCTTCGGATCAGCGACACCTCGCCGTCGCCGTCCCGGTGGAACGTCTCGTAGGTCGCGTCGGTCAGCGGCGCCGCTCGCTCGTGGACGCCGACGCCGACGGAGACGAGTTCGCCGTCCTGCGGGTTCGTGGCCGTGGTCTCGATGTCCACCGTCGCCACCGTCTCGGCGTCCGGGGGGTCGCGGGGGAATCGCATCGGTAGCGATGGCACCTCGATCCCTCAAGAAGTTGGCGTCTCCCGTCAACGTTTACAAGCCGGCCGGGCGAATCGGGGGTATGGTCCCCACCTCCGACTGGCTCTCGCTCGACACCGACGAGACGGTCGTCTGGCGGGGCGCACCCCGCGTGCGTCGCGTCCTGCCGACGGTCGTCGCGGCCGCGCTCTGGATCGTCGTCCTCGCCGTCGGCGCCGCCGTCGCCCTACGGACGCGCATGTTCCCGACACCGATTCCGGTCGCCGGCGCCGCCCTCCTCGCCCTCCCGGCGGTCGGCGCGGCCGCGGCGTCGTACCTCCGGACCGTGAACGTCGAGTACGTCCTCACGGACCGGAACTGCTACCGCAAGCGCGGCGTCCTCTCGACGCGCGTGACGCGGATCGGCCTCGCGAACGTCCAGCGGACCGCCCTCGACAAGTCCGTCTGGGGAACCCTCTTCGACTACGGCACCGTCTCGATCAGCACCGCCGGCTCCGACGGCGTCGACCTGCGCCTGACGGACCTCGACGACCCCGAGGCGGCCCGCGACGAACTCCGCCGGCTGGCGGGCGCCGACGGGAGCGAACGGCGGGAACGCCGCCCCGCCGGACTGGACGCCGCGACGGCCGACGCGCTCCTGGCGGAGGTCGGCGCGTTGCGCTCGGCCGCCGACCGCCTCGACCGGGAGGTGAGCGACGGATGAGCGGGACCGAGGCGCCGGCCGACGACGCCGCGAACCCGGACTGGCTCACTCTCGATCCCGACGAGGAGATCGTCTGGACCGGACAGCCGGCGTTCGAGACCCTCTACGGCACCATCGCGACCGGCCTCGTCCTGACGGTCGTGTTGATCGGCTTCCTGATCCTGCTGGGGGTGCCCTTCGCCTACTACCGGATCGAGAACACGGAGTACGTCGTGACGACGAAGTCGCTGTACGTCAAGACGGGGATCCTCTCGACCAACATCGAGACGGTCGACCTCGACCGCATCCAGAACACGGAGTTCACGCGGAGCTTCTGGGGCAAGCAGTTCGACTACGGCACCATCTCGATCAGCACCGCCGGCAGCAGCGGCGCCGAGATCTCCTTCGACGGCATCCCGGACGCCCCGGCCGTGCGCGACCGCATCACCGAACTCCAGCGCCGGCACGGCGGACGGGACGAGGACGGCGAGGGCGGCGACGCGCCCGCGAGCGCCGACCAGTTGGCCGAACTGATCGAGGAGGTCCGCGCCACCCGCGAGGCGTTCGAACGGATCGAAGACCACCTCACCGACGGGACGGCCGACGACGACGACGATCAGTCCCGGACGAACGCCTCGTCGCCGTAGCGGTCGAGGATGTCGAGGAAGCCGGCGCGTTGCTGCCGGAGTTCCGGCGGCAGGTCCGCGTAGGCGTGATCGAACATCGAGGCCGGGTCGGCCTCCACCTCGGCGGCGGCCTCGACGACCGCGGCGACGTGATCCTCGACCGCCGCACGGATCTCCGCGTCGCGCTCGTCGTCCAGTCGGTCGGTCCGCCGGAGGAACGACTCGAACCGGTCCAGCGGGTCGCGGTCCCGCCACTTCTCCACTTCCTCCTCGTCCCGGTAGACGCTGGGGTCGTCGGCGGTGGTGTGGGCGCCGTAGCGGTACGTGACCGCCTCGATCAGCGTCGGTCGGTCCTCGTCCTCGTCGGGGTCGCGCGCCCGGTCGACGGCCTCCTTCGTCACCTTGTAACAGGCGAGGGGGTCCATCCCGTCGACGCGGACCCCCGCCATGCCGTACGCGTCCGCCTTCACCGCGATGGTGTCGCTCGCGGTCTGTCGCTCCACGGGCACCGAGATGGCCCAGCCGTTGTTGTTGCAGAAAAAGACCGTCGGCGTGTCGAACACGCCCGCGAAGTTCATCGCCTCGTGGAAGTCGCCCTCGCTGGTCGCGCCGTCGCCGAAGTGGACGACCGTCGCGCGGTCGTCGCCTTTCAGCTTCGACGCCCACGACATCCCGACGGCGTGGGGCAGGTGGTCCGCGATGGTGATGTTGAGCGGGAAGACGTGCTTGTCCGCGAGCGTCGCGTTCCCCGCCTCGTGGCCCATCCAGTACGACAGGTAGCCGGCGTCCAGGTCGCGGACCACGACCGCCCCGTGTTCGCGGTACTGATAGAGGATCCAGTCGTCGTCGGCCAGGGCGTACGTCGACCCCACCTGCGCGCCCTCCTGGCCCGCGCCGGAGGCGAAGGTGCCGAGGCGACCCTGTCGCTGAATGTTGATCGCCCGCTGATCGAAGTGACGGGTCAGGCGCATGTCGCGGTACATCCCGAGGAGCGTCTCGTCGTCGAGGTCCGGTACCGCGTCCTCGTCGACGGGGACGCCGTCCTCGTCAAGCACCCGGACGAACTCCCCTTCCTCGTAGTCCACGGTCAGTCACCCCGCGCGCGCCGTCGACCGTTCCGGTGTCGGTGACTCCGCCGTGGTCCTGGCCGTCCCTGCATACGTCGGTCGAGAACCTCCGCCGAGTAAATCTTACCGGAGGTGGGGCCGCAGGTCGTCGAGGGGTGGGAACCACAACGCCCCGTCCGCGCCCTCCTCGCCCGCCCCCGCCTCGACCACGCCCGGCCGAACCGCATCGAGGTCGGGCACCAGCGGCGAGTCGACGCGCTCCAGCCGTTCGATCCGGACCCCCGCGGCGACCGTCGAGAACGCCGGCACCACCAGGGTCGGCCGGTCGCGGGACGCCCCAGTCCGCAGGAAGCAGTCGCGCTTGCGCCCCGCGACGGTGATCGCGGGGTGGACGTGTCCGCAGACGTACCGTTCCGCGTCCGTTCCGGGGACCTCGTGCCCGTGACAGACGACGGTCCCGTCCGGGAGACGGTGGGCGTCGTGGACGGGGCCCGGCCAGGCGTCGTGGAGGCCGCCGTCGTGGTTGCCGGCGACCGCGACGGGGCGCGCCCCCGCCGTACGCACCAGGCCCGCCAGGTCCCGAAGCGCGTCGACCGCCCGGTCGGTCGGCGCGCCGAACCGATGGAGCAGGTCGCCGGCGAAGACCACCGTCGCGGGGTCGGTCGCCGAGATGGCCGCCGCCAGTCGGGTCCGGAGGTCCGCACGCTCGTCCAGCAACGGGCCGACGTTCGCGGCGTCGGCCCGGCCGACGTGGGGGTCGGCGACGACGAGCGTCGCCGTCGCCGGGAGGTAGGCCGCCCGGCCGTGGGTTCGGGGCGTCGGCACGGGGCGTTCACGGGGCCGGACGGACTAAGCGGTATCGCTAGTCCGCGTGCTCCTTCGCCGTGTCGTAGGCCTCGCGGAGGCGTCGGAACGATTCGCTGTCGCCGCCCTGGTCGGGGTGGACGTCCTTCACGCGACGGCGGTAGGCCGCCCGCACCTCGTCGGCGTCGGCGGTCGGCTGGAGGCCGAGGTGAGAGAACGCCGCGCCGACCGACGGCCCGCCGGCCGTGGTCGGCCCCGATCCGGTCCCGGCTCCCGGCACGTCGAAGGGGAGGCGACGACCGAGCGCCGAACCGGGCATCTCGTGTTCGCAGAGGACGGCCGCCGTCCCCGCCCGCTCGATGCGGAAGTAGGCCTGGGGGTCGAAGGTGACCGCGACGTCCCGTTCGGGCAGGTAGAAGGCGACCGACTCCTCGTGAACCGTCGCGTCCTCGACGTACCGCTCGCCGATGGCACCGAGGTACTGCCGGATCTCGGCGCGGCGGCGGTCGGTCCCGTCGATCCGCCGACTGCGGTCGGTCGGTGGGGCGGGAAACAGGCGGTCGCCGACGACGAAGATACCCGCGACCAGCAGCGTGAGGACGACGCCCATCCCGGCCCCGGCGAGCAACCACGGGGGCAACAGCTCAAGCCACTCCAGCGCCACGCGACCCCGTTGGCGGCCCGCGGTAAAGAACTTCTCGGCGGCGGGGGCGCCTATCCGATGTACCGCAGGTCGTCGTCCGTCGGCACCTGGGCGCTCTGGTTTTGCATCTCCTGGATCTTGCCGACGACCTCCTCCATCTCCTCGGCGCGGTCCTCGAGGGACGCGTAGTCGAGTTCGAACCCGAGGACCGACTCCAACACCTCAAGCACCGCACGGGCGCTCTTGGGATCGACCAGATAGCCGCTGGTCTCGCCCATCAGACAGGCGGCGTCGAGGCCGCGACGGCCACCCAGCCCCAGCAACAGGCCGCTGACGCCGACGATGCCGCCGGCGGGTTCGTCCTCGCGGAACTCCACGTTCTCGGCCTCCAGCTCCCCCTTCAGGTCCGCGTCGGTCACCGCCCCGAGGACGTGGTACTCCTCGATGAGTTCGCCGGTCGGGACGCCACCGAGGGCGAACAGTCGGTCCGTCCCGAGGTCCTCGGCGACGTCGAGAAAGGACTCGGTGAGGTGGTAGTGGCCGGCGTTGCTCCCCGCCTGGTGGTCGCCGGTGAGGACGAGCAGGTCACGGCCACCGGTCTCGACGGCGTGAAACTCCGCACAGACGAGTTCCGCGACCCCCTCGTCGTCGATGCTCACCTGCGGGGGGAACTCGTCGGCGTAGACGCGGCGGACGAGTTCGCTCTCGAACTCCTCCAGCAGGTACTCCGCGGCGAGTTTCCCCACGTGACCGACGCCGGGCAACCCCTCGATCAACACCGGATCGGATAGCTCCGACTCCGCGACCGTCTCGATCTCGATGGCGTCCATACCGGCTATTCGCGTTCGCGGCGCTTAAGAGCGCGTCGGTACTTCCCGTACGGGTCCGCAGGATCGAACGGCGCCGGGGCGCTGTTGACGGCCTCGGCACCGCACTCGGGACACGCCTCGCCGAGCGTGTACACCGGGCGGTCGTGGCGCTCCCGCCACGAGCCACACACCCGGATGTCCGCCTTCATTCGTCGTCGGTCTCGCGCTCGCGGTGGTACCGCGCCGTGCCGCCCGCGGCCTCGATGGCCTCGCTGGCGCGCTTCGCGCTGGCTTCGAGTTCCGACTCCGCGCGCTTGTAGTCCGGCGCCTGCACTTGGATGCGGTACTCCGGCGACCCGACGTACGACACCGTCAGGTCGATCTCGTCGCTCACGTCGCCGTTGCCCTCCGCGGCCTTCAGCGCCTCCTTGATGTGGTCGACGCCGTCGCCGCTCGGACACTCCAGGTCGACGTAGCCGGTGACGTTGACGTAGGGGACCGAGACGTTCTCGCGGGCCGTCGAAACGATGGTGTCGACGTCCTCGTCGTCCAGATCGACGTCCTCGAGCGCCTCGCTCCCGTGGATGGCTGCCGACTCGAAGGCGTCGTAGAGGCTCTCGAACTCGGCGAGCAGCGCGTCGGCGACCGCCTGGTACTGCTCGTCGGCGACGTCTTCCCCGAAGGCGAGGGACATCCACTTGTCGGCCTTCTGCTCGTTTTTCCACTCCTGGATCTTCTCTTTGTGCTGGTGTTCGTTGACGTCCTTGATCGAGAGGTCGATCTGCTGTGATCCCTCGTCGACGTCCAGCACCTTGGCGACGACCGTCTGCCCCTCGCGGACGTGGTCGCGGACGTTCTTGATCCAGCCGCTTGCGACCTCGCTGATGTGGGCGAGGCCGCGTTTGTCCTCGTACTCCTCGAGGTCGACGAAGACGCCGAAGTCGGTGATCTCGTCGACCTTGCCGACGACGAGTTCGCCCGGTTCGGGCCAGCCACTGTACTTCATGGTGGGTGTGTCAGCGTGCCTCGACGGTGCCGGTTACCTCGCCCTCGAAGGCCGCGTGACCGCCGGTCGGCCGGGCGAGCGTGCTCCCGCAGACCGCACAGTTCACCGTCGTCGACACCTTGTCGAAGACGGTCTGTTCGTTGCCACAGTCCGCACACTCGACGGTGACGAAGTTCCCCGTCATTCCTGGAACTCCAGTCGACCGGCGCGCCAGCCCTCGCGCATGTGGGCCTTCCCACACTCGGCACAGCGGTACTTCAGGTGCGTCTTCTTCGTGGGTTTGTCGCCACCCGGCACCTTCGAGAACTTCCCGGCGTTGCCGATGGTGGTCGTGGCGCGTTCGCGCTGGCGGTCGATCCACTTCATCCCCGTCTCGCGACCGCGACGCACTTTCTCGACCTCGTGTTCGAAGTGCCCGTTGCAGTGCGGGCAGTACGTGTTGAATCGGCGTGGCATCTGCATAGATATCTACCTTACCGGGAATTTCACGTCGGGCGTTAAAACCCGTTCGGTGTCCGCTCGGCGGGCGAGGCCGGGGCGTCCCTACTCGGGGAACAGCGGCGGCGCCACGCGCTCCCGTTCGAGGAGTTCGATCTCGTGGCCGTCCTGATCCGTCGTGAACGCGTACATGTCGTCACAGGAGGCGGGGTCGCGGTAGTCCGCCGCCTCGCGGACCATGAGTTGCTCCCAGTCGTCGTGCAGGTCGTCGACCCGGACACAGAGGTGACCCCACGCGTCGCCCATGTCGTAGCTCCGGCCGTCGTAGTTGTAGGTGAGTTCGACCGCCATCGCCTCCGGCGGCGCGTCCGAGGGTTCCGTGAAGTAGTTCGCGAAGGTGTCGGACTCCCACCGGCCGGCGGGGACGTGTTCGAACTTCCGGGTCCAGAAGCCGAGCGCCTCGTCGGCGTCCTCGACGCGGATCATGGTGTGATCGAGGCTCCAGCGCGCCCCGTGGTCGCGCTCGACGATCTCCACCTCGTGGCCGTCCGGATCCGTCACGAAGGCGTAGCTCCCGCCACAGGAGTCGGGGTCGCGGTAGTCCTCGACGCCCGCCGCCATCAGTTCCTCGTAGGCGTCGTAGACGTCCTCGACGCGCACGGCGATGTGGCCCCACGCGTCGCCCATGTCGTAGCTCCGGCCGTCGTGGTTGTGCGTGAGCTCCAGCATCGCCCCCGCCTCGTGCATGTCTTCGGGACCGAGGTAGACGTTGGTGAACGTGTCGGCCTCCCAGCGATCCTTCTCCTCGTAGCCGAGGTGTGACTGGTACCACGAAAGCGAGTCGTCGAGGTCCGAAACTCGCATCATGACGTGATCGAGGGTTCCGTCCATGGGCGAGGGGACGGCGGGGACGCCGAAAAACGTACCGCAAGCGGCGGTCCCTCGCCCCGGTCAGTTACCAGCGGCTCGCGGGGAACGGGATCGGGTCGCCGCCGACCGGCCACGGGTCGGGGCGCGGACCCGGCCACGGCCAGGGCCACGGCCACGGCGGCCACTCGTCGGGCGGGACGGTGAGCCCTCGCCGTGCCGTTGCGGCCCCGCTACCGGGTGTGAGCCGTCGCGGATCGACGGCGGCCATCCGCCGAGGCCCCCGGAGCGACGCCCAGCCGTCGTCGCGGCCGGCGCGGTCCATCGGCAGGGGCACCGGGTCCCCGTTGTCGGCGTACGGCCACGGACCCGGGCGCGGACCCGGTCCCGGCCAGGGCCACGGCCACGGCGGCCACTGCGGCGGCCACGGCCACGGATCCGGCGGGGGCGTGAGCCCCACCGGCGAGTCCGTGCGGAGGCTCGGCTGCGGGCTCGGATCGCCCCGATAGCCGACGGCCGGCCGCGACGTGCCGCCGGCGGGGCGGATCCCACCGCCGGACGACGACTCGACGTCGAGGAGGCCCTCCTCCTCGAGGTGCGAGAGGTACTCCTCACGGATCTCGAGGAAGTCGGAGAGTCGGTCCCCGACGGCGGGCGGGGCGCCCAGCAGACAGATCGGGTCGTTCGGATGGTCCCGGCAGTACTCGACCCACTCCGCTTCCTCCCCGGGAATCGGCTGGAACACCGATCCGCCCCCGCCGACCAGGTTCTCCTCCTCCAGTCGGTCGAGGTACGCCCGCTGGGCGTCCTCGACGCGCTGGACCCAGTCGGCGCGCATCCGTCGGGATAGCTCCCGACGCTCCTCGGAGTCGAGCGCTTCCAGACGGTCGATCAGGTCGTCGATGTCGGCTCCCATCGAGTAGTCCCTCCGGGGAGAGTATTTGTCACTATCGATAATTAATGTTAATGATTCAACTGTTCGGCGCCGCGCTACCGGTACACCCACCACGCGACCGCCAGGCAGGCGACCGTTCCGAGCGGCCAGGCGGTGCGTCCGGGCTGGAACGCGAAGCCACGGGCGAGGGTCAGCTGCGCCACCCCGGCGGCGGCGAGGAGGCCGGCCGTCACGCGCGGGTCCTCGCGCCCCAGGGCGTACCCGCCCGCCGCGCTCGCGAGCGCGAGAAGGTAACTCCCGACCGAGAGCGGCCACGCCGTGATGTAGGGCGGGAGGCCG encodes the following:
- a CDS encoding J domain-containing protein, with the protein product MALEWLELLPPWLLAGAGMGVVLTLLVAGIFVVGDRLFPAPPTDRSRRIDGTDRRRAEIRQYLGAIGERYVEDATVHEESVAFYLPERDVAVTFDPQAYFRIERAGTAAVLCEHEMPGSALGRRLPFDVPGAGTGSGPTTAGGPSVGAAFSHLGLQPTADADEVRAAYRRRVKDVHPDQGGDSESFRRLREAYDTAKEHAD
- a CDS encoding PH domain-containing protein — translated: MVPTSDWLSLDTDETVVWRGAPRVRRVLPTVVAAALWIVVLAVGAAVALRTRMFPTPIPVAGAALLALPAVGAAAASYLRTVNVEYVLTDRNCYRKRGVLSTRVTRIGLANVQRTALDKSVWGTLFDYGTVSISTAGSDGVDLRLTDLDDPEAARDELRRLAGADGSERRERRPAGLDAATADALLAEVGALRSAADRLDREVSDG
- a CDS encoding 50S ribosomal protein L44e, whose translation is MQMPRRFNTYCPHCNGHFEHEVEKVRRGRETGMKWIDRQRERATTTIGNAGKFSKVPGGDKPTKKTHLKYRCAECGKAHMREGWRAGRLEFQE
- a CDS encoding translation initiation factor IF-2 subunit alpha — encoded protein: MKYSGWPEPGELVVGKVDEITDFGVFVDLEEYEDKRGLAHISEVASGWIKNVRDHVREGQTVVAKVLDVDEGSQQIDLSIKDVNEHQHKEKIQEWKNEQKADKWMSLAFGEDVADEQYQAVADALLAEFESLYDAFESAAIHGSEALEDVDLDDEDVDTIVSTARENVSVPYVNVTGYVDLECPSGDGVDHIKEALKAAEGNGDVSDEIDLTVSYVGSPEYRIQVQAPDYKRAESELEASAKRASEAIEAAGGTARYHRERETDDE
- a CDS encoding RNA-protein complex protein Nop10; its protein translation is MKADIRVCGSWRERHDRPVYTLGEACPECGAEAVNSAPAPFDPADPYGKYRRALKRRERE
- a CDS encoding TIGR04206 family protein, with the protein product MSDRSAADPLAVLALLAVPWSVQTFAGARPPTFVFAWGLVTVDPFAVTFLWDFLLRYTRGLPPYITAWPLSVGSYLLALASAAGGYALGREDPRVTAGLLAAAGVAQLTLARGFAFQPGRTAWPLGTVACLAVAWWVYR
- a CDS encoding 30S ribosomal protein S27e; this encodes MTGNFVTVECADCGNEQTVFDKVSTTVNCAVCGSTLARPTGGHAAFEGEVTGTVEAR
- a CDS encoding proteasome assembly chaperone family protein, which encodes MDAIEIETVAESELSDPVLIEGLPGVGHVGKLAAEYLLEEFESELVRRVYADEFPPQVSIDDEGVAELVCAEFHAVETGGRDLLVLTGDHQAGSNAGHYHLTESFLDVAEDLGTDRLFALGGVPTGELIEEYHVLGAVTDADLKGELEAENVEFREDEPAGGIVGVSGLLLGLGGRRGLDAACLMGETSGYLVDPKSARAVLEVLESVLGFELDYASLEDRAEEMEEVVGKIQEMQNQSAQVPTDDDLRYIG
- a CDS encoding PH domain-containing protein; amino-acid sequence: MSGTEAPADDAANPDWLTLDPDEEIVWTGQPAFETLYGTIATGLVLTVVLIGFLILLGVPFAYYRIENTEYVVTTKSLYVKTGILSTNIETVDLDRIQNTEFTRSFWGKQFDYGTISISTAGSSGAEISFDGIPDAPAVRDRITELQRRHGGRDEDGEGGDAPASADQLAELIEEVRATREAFERIEDHLTDGTADDDDDQSRTNASSP
- a CDS encoding metallophosphoesterase; its protein translation is MPTPRTHGRAAYLPATATLVVADPHVGRADAANVGPLLDERADLRTRLAAAISATDPATVVFAGDLLHRFGAPTDRAVDALRDLAGLVRTAGARPVAVAGNHDGGLHDAWPGPVHDAHRLPDGTVVCHGHEVPGTDAERYVCGHVHPAITVAGRKRDCFLRTGASRDRPTLVVPAFSTVAAGVRIERLERVDSPLVPDLDAVRPGVVEAGAGEEGADGALWFPPLDDLRPHLR
- the pdhA gene encoding pyruvate dehydrogenase (acetyl-transferring) E1 component subunit alpha — its product is MTVDYEEGEFVRVLDEDGVPVDEDAVPDLDDETLLGMYRDMRLTRHFDQRAINIQRQGRLGTFASGAGQEGAQVGSTYALADDDWILYQYREHGAVVVRDLDAGYLSYWMGHEAGNATLADKHVFPLNITIADHLPHAVGMSWASKLKGDDRATVVHFGDGATSEGDFHEAMNFAGVFDTPTVFFCNNNGWAISVPVERQTASDTIAVKADAYGMAGVRVDGMDPLACYKVTKEAVDRARDPDEDEDRPTLIEAVTYRYGAHTTADDPSVYRDEEEVEKWRDRDPLDRFESFLRRTDRLDDERDAEIRAAVEDHVAAVVEAAAEVEADPASMFDHAYADLPPELRQQRAGFLDILDRYGDEAFVRD
- a CDS encoding ribonuclease H-like domain-containing protein, with amino-acid sequence MRFPRDPPDAETVATVDIETTATNPQDGELVSVGVGVHERAAPLTDATYETFHRDGDGEVSLIRRAMDRLDRSDADALVTYNGIEFDLPFVEGRLARHGASLDLPAITAAETHVDLFPDRRDRAEERDEPWPSLEACLESYGYAPAKTVWRGDPVTNGVFGDELGPAYLRTLGTETGDRFRETLAAVIDHYLRTDLEANLALFYADVGEPFESAYLGTESRFDG
- a CDS encoding VOC family protein, with translation MDGTLDHVMMRVSDLDDSLSWYQSHLGYEEKDRWEADTFTNVYLGPEDMHEAGAMLELTHNHDGRSYDMGDAWGHIAVRVEDVYDAYEELMAAGVEDYRDPDSCGGSYAFVTDPDGHEVEIVERDHGARWSLDHTMIRVEDADEALGFWTRKFEHVPAGRWESDTFANYFTEPSDAPPEAMAVELTYNYDGRSYDMGDAWGHLCVRVDDLHDDWEQLMVREAADYRDPASCDDMYAFTTDQDGHEIELLERERVAPPLFPE